A genomic window from Purpureocillium takamizusanense chromosome 2, complete sequence includes:
- a CDS encoding uncharacterized protein (COG:G~EggNog:ENOG503NXBD~TransMembrane:10 (i51-70o90-109i116-138o172-197i209-229o278-303i315-335o341-362i369-391o429-451i)), whose product MAEDASLPPPEPPSEKVDSSQIEGDFAAASSQYVIDPAIEKRVVRKVDTRVVPLVMALYLLAFLDRSNIGNARIAGMSEDLHLVGDRYDWLLTIFYIPYIVFEFQAIMWKVIPPHRWAAITVLAWGLVSTVQAVVHSWGAEMALRFLMGAAEAGYGPGIPYLLSFFYLRHELGLRCGIFLAAAPLANTFSGALAFGITSGSPSIAKWRVLFLVEGLPTILMATVAYYYLPDSPEKAKFLTEDEQRVAKARSVRQAGAGTRIGGVDWPDFFRGLLDYKAWLTALMYFSCNVSFASLPVFLPTILSEMGFTREAAQGLTAPPFFLSFLVTIITPYIADRTQQRALMLIILTSVGGVGYILLATVKSVGGRYFGVFLAAGGIFPAIANILPWVLNNQGSDTRRGAGIVLLNIIGQCGPLLGTRMYPQKEGPFFVKGQSICAGFMFFTTFLVITLRTCLVWENKKLDRQYGTVEEQRARMTGSHVPGEKPGAEVAVENYGSLFRYVL is encoded by the exons atggccgaggacgcgagCCTGCCTCCACCCGAGCCCCCCTCGGAAAAGGTCGATAGCAGCCAGATCGAGGGTGATTTCGCGGCCGCCTCATCGCAGTATGTCATCGACCCGGCCATCGAGAAGCGCGTGGTGCGCAAGGTCGACACGCGAGTCGTGCCCCTCGTCATGGCCCTCT ATCTGCTTGCCTTTCTCGACCGCTCTAATATCGG AAACGCACGCATTGCCGGCATGAGCGAGGATCTACACCTCGTTGGCGATCGCTACGACTGGCTGCTCACCATCTTTTACATCCCATATATCGTCTTTGAGTTTCAAGCCATCATGTGGAAAGTCATTCCGCCGCATCGGTGGGCAGCCATTACGGTCCTTGCCTG GGGCCTCGTGTCGACCGTGCAAGCGGTCGTCCACTCTTGGGGGGCGGAAATGGCCCTGCGCTTCctcatgggcgccgccgaggccggctACGGCCCTGGCATACCGTACCTGCTCTCCTTCTTCTACCTGCGccacgagctcggcctccgCTGCGGCATCttcctggccgcggcgccgctcgcaAACACCTTTTCGGGCGCGCTGGCCTTTGGCATCACCTCTGGCAGCCCGAGCATCGCCAAGTGGCGCGTCTTGTTCCTCGTGGAGGGCCTGCCCACCATCCTCATGGCAACCGTCGCGTACTATTACCTGCCGGACTCGCCGGAAAAGGCAAAGTTTctcaccgaggacgagcagcgcgtcgccaaGGCGCGGAGCGTCCGTCAGGCAGGCGCCGGCACccgcatcggcggcgtcgactggCCCGACTTCTTCAGGGGTCTGCTCGACTACAAGGCGTGGCTCACTGCG CTCATGTACTTTAGCTGCAATGTTAGCTTCGCTTCGCTCCCCGTCTTCCTGCCTACCATTCTGAGCGAGATGGGCTTTACGCGAGAAGCAGCACAAGGGCTGACGGCGCCACCATTCTTTTTGTCGTtcctcgtcaccatcatcacccctTACATTGCGGACCGGAcgcagcagcgagcgctTATGCTCATCATTCTCACTTCCGTCGGAGGCGTCGGCTACATCCTGCTCGCCACTGTCAAGTCCGTGGGGGGGCGATACTTTGGCGTGTTTCTTGCTGCGGGAGGCATATTCCCCGCCATTGCGAATATTCTCCCCTGGGTCCTCA ACAACCAAGGCAGCGACACGCGTCGCGGTGCGggcatcgtcctcctcaACATCATCGGCCAGTGCGGACCACTTCTCGGTACCCGCATGTATCCGCAAAAAGAAGGCCCCTTCTTCGTAAAAGGCCAGTCCATTTGTGCCGGCTTCATGTTCTTCACCACGTTTCTCGTGATTACGCTGCGAACCTGCCTCGTGTGGGAGAACAAGAAGCTTGACCGGCAGTACGGCACCGTGGAGGAgcagagggcgaggatgacggGGTCGCATGTTCCGGGGGAGAAACCCGGCGCGGAGGTGGCGGTGGAGAATTACGGGAGCTTGTTTAGATATGTCTTGTAa
- a CDS encoding uncharacterized protein (COG:S~EggNog:ENOG503PDE9), producing the protein MGRLPQYDLTVWQIHETEDDCDFVIRTNNGRAFYCTILPSDFHESPQVTQQYFRCLHLLRSGEEEIDDFYMDDALEWLADAFRPLVLQQASIPLTLPRGRPTLSEYLFPVSHDCRLAASHDELRPFTVHHEDHGCKGRLVALDSSLIDSLEQWTQSYNPSDVEICYDHPDDDLILIKPPTKVVVGAQDHQVTCFFKRFNTSFGKRGAAKELESLRAIAMAELPPDALVCRLQGVVRTEDGAAGMLFTWIKKKEVLSRSLAEEASAELRRRWADQITYTLKQLHERGIIWGDAKAANVLIDENDDAWIIDFGGSYTVGWVDKDKAGTLEGDMQGLARIMDTLS; encoded by the coding sequence ATGGGACGACTTCCACAATACGATCTCACTGTGTGGCAAATACACGAAACGGAAGATGATTGTGACTTTGTCATTCGGACTAACAATGGAAGGGCCTTCTATTGCACAATACTTCCTTCTGACTTTCACGAGTCCCCTCAAGTCACCCAGCAATACTTTCGATGCCTCCATCTCTTACGTTCTGGCGAAGAGGAAATAGACGACTTTTACATGGACGATGCGCTTGAGTGGCTAGCGGATGCCTTCCGACCCCTGGTATTGCAGCAGGCTTCAATTCCCCTCACGCTACCTCGTGGGCGGCCGACTTTGTCAGAATACTTGTTTCCCGTCTCGCACGATTGCCGCTTGGCTGCTTCGCATGATGAGCTCCGACCATTTACAGTTCATCACGAAGACCACGGCTGTAAAGGCCGTCTTGTTGCTTTGGACAGTTCCTTGATCGACAGCTTAGAGCAATGGACGCAGTCATACAACCCATCCGATGTCGAGATCTGCTACGACCACCCTGACGATGATCTGATCCTCATCAAACCGCCTACTAAAGTCGTAGTTGGTGCCCAAGATCACCAGGTCACCTGCTTCTTCAAGCGTTTCAACACATCATTCGGTAAAAGAGGCGCCGCGAAGGAGCTCGAGTCGTTGAGGGCAATTGCCATGGCAGAGCTGCCGCCAGATGCACTCGTCTGTCGCCTCCAAGGCGTTGTGCGAACTGAAGATGGCGCGGCGGGAATGCTATTCACCTGGATAAAGAAGAAAGAAGTCCTGTCTCGATCGCTCGCGGAGGAGGCTTCGGCCGAGCTGAGGAGGCGTTGGGCTGACCAAATCACCTATACGCTGAAACAGCTGCATGAACGGGGCATCATCTGGGGGGATGCAAAGGCCGCAAATGTCCTGATCGATGAGAATGACGATGCTTGGATCATTGACTTTGGTGGCAGCTATACCGTTGGCTGGgtcgacaaggacaaggccggGACGCTGGAGGGTGACATGCAAGGCCTGGCCCGGATCATGGATACACTTTCCTGA
- a CDS encoding Nitronate monooxygenase (COG:E~EggNog:ENOG503NU7Z) has translation MPAMGPGDLRRVLAKAYPWVQSPFIVGAPMRVLSGPNLAVAVSKAGGLGFIGPTLKAGDLKADLAKAADLIRSSHLASEGIHRDRAILPIGVGFQTWNSDIKDSLAALEKHQPCAVWLFAPRHGQVELDEWVGSIRQASPGTKIWIQVGTLREATDAAGSQSPPDVLVIQGAEAGGHGRAKDGMGTFTLFPEIADATRESGIPLVAAGGIIDGRGVAAALSLGASGVAMGTRMLASTEARISKGYQDEIVRAADGATSTVRTQLYNHLRGTFGWPEQYSPRGVINRSWIEHQEGVPFDELKKRHDQAAGTGDAGWGPDGRLATYAGAAVGLVRSVDDAATIVDGVRREARDIIKSLHSGL, from the coding sequence ATGCCTGCCATGGGCCCCGGAGACTTGAGGCGAGTTCTGGCCAAGGCGTATCCGTGGGTTCAGTCGCCATTCATCGTCGGGGCGCCCATGCGCGTTCTCTCTGGGCCGAACCTTGCAGTCGCCGTttccaaggccggcggcctcggatTCATCGGTCCGACTCTCAAGGCGGGAGACCTCAAGGCGGACCTCGCAAAAGCTGCTGATCTGATACGATCTTCACACTTGGCCTCGGAAGGCATCCATCGCGATCGCGCCATCCTCCCCATTGGCGTCGGCTTCCAGACATGGAACAGTGACATTAAAGActcgctcgcggcgcttGAGAAGCACCAGCCTTGCGCCGTGTGGCTCTTTGCTCCTCGCCATGGACAAGTCGAGTTGGATGAGTGGGTTGGCAGCATTCGTCAAGCGTCGCCGGGAACCAAGATCTGGATCCAGGTCGGCACTCTACGCGAAGCGaccgatgccgccggcagcCAGTCTCCGCCAGACGTTCTCGTGATtcagggcgccgaggccggtgGGCACGGAAGGGCAAAGGACGGAATGGGCACCTTTACTCTTTTCCCAGAAATTGCCGACGCGACTCGCGAATCCGGCATCcctctcgtcgctgccggaggcatcatcgacggccgcggcgtcgcagcgGCTCTGAGTCTCGGAGCTTCGGGAGTGGCAATGGGGACGCGCATGCTCGCGTCAACAGAAGCTCGCATCAGCAAAGGGTACCAGGACGAGATAGTCCGCGCCGCGGATGGCGCGACATCGACGGTTCGCACGCAGCTCTACAACCACTTGCGGGGCACATTTGGATGGCCCGAGCAATATTCGCCGCGCGGCGTCATCAACAGAAGTTGGATAGAACACCAGGAGGGCGTTCCATTCGATGAGCTCAAGAAGCGACACGACCAGGCCGCGGGTACCGGCGACGCGGGATGGGGGCCAGACGGCAGACTGGCCACTTATGCCGGGGCTGCGGTAGGGCTCGTGCGCAGTgtggacgacgccgccacgatAGTTGACGGTGTCAGACGGGAGGCAAGGGACATTATCAAGTCACTTCATAGCGGTCTCTAG